A genome region from Flavobacterium sp. CFS9 includes the following:
- a CDS encoding Crp/Fnr family transcriptional regulator, whose product MNKCDQCIVRQLSSLKALNKDEVVKLANSKTTYTIKKGDALFEEGEVTNGVYCVKDGVGKLSKLSANGKDQIVKLVKSGELLGQRSMISNEPANLTAKAVADMEVCFIPKAEILHFFNNNNQFSMNLMQSVCEDLKESENDKIALVQKTVKQRLAETLLQLHDEFGENADNTLKVQLTREELAGIIGTATESCIRLLSDFNKLNLIELVGKKIKLQDIKALKRLAE is encoded by the coding sequence ATGAATAAATGTGACCAATGTATCGTAAGACAGCTTTCTTCTCTAAAAGCGCTCAATAAAGACGAAGTTGTGAAACTGGCGAATAGCAAAACAACTTACACGATTAAAAAAGGCGATGCACTTTTTGAAGAAGGTGAAGTTACCAACGGAGTTTATTGTGTAAAAGACGGTGTTGGAAAGCTCTCTAAATTAAGTGCCAACGGAAAAGATCAAATTGTAAAACTGGTAAAATCAGGAGAGCTTTTAGGTCAGCGTTCTATGATCAGCAATGAACCAGCCAACTTAACCGCCAAAGCAGTTGCGGATATGGAAGTATGCTTTATTCCAAAAGCTGAAATTCTACACTTTTTCAATAACAACAATCAGTTCTCGATGAATTTGATGCAATCAGTTTGTGAAGATTTGAAAGAATCTGAAAACGATAAAATTGCATTGGTACAAAAAACGGTAAAACAGCGTTTAGCGGAAACTTTACTGCAGTTGCATGACGAATTTGGTGAGAATGCAGATAACACTCTGAAAGTTCAGCTTACGAGAGAAGAGCTGGCGGGTATTATTGGTACAGCAACAGAAAGCTGTATCCGATTGTTATCGGATTTTAACAAACTGAATTTGATTGAATTAGTGGGTAAAAAAATCAAACTTCAGGACATCAAAGCCCTGAAAAGACTCGCAGAATAA
- a CDS encoding heavy metal translocating P-type ATPase metal-binding domain-containing protein: MSEQSCFHCGLTIPKNEVINFDEKKFCCAGCKTVYEIFSLHDLTGYYDFENAPGATPQDITGKYDFLDNEAILSKVLEFQEGNTAIVSLNIPYIHCSSCIWILENLNKMQPGINLSQVNFPEKRVRITFNSDTVSLKTIVYMLSSIGYEPYISLENYESGKNNVDRSLTYKLGVAFFCFGNIMLLSFPEYFEIKEFWLDNYKPFFRILIFILALPSFLYSASGYYVSAYKSIKSGMLNIDIPIALGIIVMFVRSTFDIVMNYGSGFFDSLTGLVFFMLLGKMFQIKTYSFLSFERDFKSYFPIAVTRINPDTSEESIPVYDVLKGNRLLIRNQELIPVDGILISEKAEIDYSFVTGEAVPITKKSGDKVFAGGKHIGKVIEMEVLHSVSQSYLTQLWSNEIFQKKVLQKHKTITDTISRYFTPLLLLIAFAGFGYWIFIDANTAFNVFTAVLIVACPCALALTAPFTFGNILRIMGKQKMYLKNALVIEQLAKVDTIVFDKTGTITTNKKSNIVYEGDLLSEENYILIKNVLRASNHPLSRMLYDFLPDSDRIKINDFQEITGKGIQASTENATIQIGSAAFVDSPATELSEIEKTSLHIRINGTYYGKFTFQNKYRDGLEKLFSTLSREYQIKVLSGDNDGERATLEAILPENTELIFNQKPEQKLEFIKKLQDEGCNVMMVGDGLNDAGALAQSNVGISISENVNVFSPACDAILDANEFSRLNYFLKLSHKSITIIKMSFVLSLLYNVVGLSFAITGNLLPLVAAIIMPLSTITIVSFVTIMSNYFSNNNL; the protein is encoded by the coding sequence ATGAGTGAACAAAGTTGTTTTCATTGCGGACTTACGATTCCTAAAAATGAAGTAATCAATTTTGATGAAAAGAAGTTTTGCTGTGCCGGTTGTAAAACGGTCTACGAAATTTTTAGTCTTCATGATTTAACCGGTTATTACGATTTTGAAAATGCACCCGGCGCTACTCCACAGGATATCACAGGTAAATATGACTTTTTAGATAATGAAGCTATCCTTTCGAAAGTATTAGAGTTTCAGGAAGGAAATACCGCCATTGTTTCTTTAAACATTCCTTATATTCATTGCAGTTCCTGTATTTGGATTTTGGAGAATTTAAACAAAATGCAGCCCGGTATAAACCTGTCTCAGGTGAACTTTCCGGAAAAAAGGGTTCGGATTACTTTTAATTCAGATACCGTTTCTTTGAAAACTATCGTTTATATGCTTAGTTCTATAGGCTATGAACCTTATATCAGTCTGGAAAATTATGAATCGGGTAAAAATAATGTCGACAGAAGCTTAACGTATAAATTAGGTGTTGCCTTTTTTTGCTTCGGAAACATTATGTTATTGTCGTTTCCGGAATATTTCGAAATAAAAGAATTCTGGCTGGACAATTACAAACCCTTTTTCAGAATCCTGATTTTTATTTTGGCTTTGCCTAGCTTTTTGTACTCGGCAAGTGGTTATTATGTTTCTGCTTACAAGAGTATCAAATCGGGGATGCTGAACATTGATATTCCAATTGCATTGGGAATCATTGTAATGTTTGTTCGAAGTACTTTTGATATCGTCATGAATTATGGTTCGGGTTTCTTTGATAGCTTGACTGGATTGGTTTTCTTCATGTTGTTAGGAAAGATGTTTCAGATTAAAACCTACAGTTTTTTAAGTTTTGAAAGAGACTTCAAATCCTATTTTCCAATTGCTGTGACCAGAATTAATCCGGATACTTCAGAAGAAAGTATTCCTGTTTATGATGTTTTAAAAGGAAACAGACTGCTCATTCGAAATCAGGAGCTTATTCCTGTTGATGGAATTCTGATTAGTGAAAAAGCAGAGATCGACTATAGTTTTGTAACGGGAGAAGCAGTTCCGATCACTAAAAAATCAGGAGATAAAGTTTTCGCCGGAGGGAAACATATTGGTAAAGTGATCGAAATGGAGGTTTTACATTCGGTGTCACAAAGTTATCTGACACAATTATGGAGTAATGAAATCTTCCAGAAAAAAGTGCTTCAAAAACACAAAACGATAACCGATACGATCAGTCGTTATTTTACACCGCTACTATTGTTAATTGCTTTTGCGGGTTTTGGTTATTGGATTTTTATTGATGCCAATACCGCTTTTAATGTCTTTACTGCGGTTTTAATTGTCGCCTGTCCTTGTGCATTGGCACTTACTGCACCGTTTACGTTTGGTAACATACTGCGAATTATGGGTAAACAAAAAATGTATCTCAAAAATGCGTTGGTAATTGAGCAGTTGGCAAAAGTAGATACGATTGTTTTTGATAAAACCGGAACGATTACTACTAATAAGAAATCAAATATTGTGTATGAAGGAGATTTGCTTTCCGAAGAGAACTATATACTTATTAAAAATGTGCTTCGTGCTTCTAATCACCCTTTGAGCCGAATGTTGTATGATTTCCTGCCGGATTCAGATAGAATAAAAATTAATGATTTTCAGGAAATTACCGGAAAAGGAATTCAGGCTTCTACAGAGAATGCTACAATTCAAATTGGATCTGCGGCCTTTGTTGATAGTCCTGCAACGGAATTATCCGAAATTGAAAAAACGAGTCTGCATATCAGGATCAATGGTACTTATTATGGAAAATTTACATTCCAGAATAAATATAGGGATGGTTTAGAAAAACTTTTCTCAACATTGAGTCGGGAGTACCAAATAAAGGTACTTTCAGGTGATAATGACGGAGAACGTGCTACTCTGGAAGCTATTTTACCTGAAAATACAGAACTGATTTTTAATCAGAAGCCGGAGCAAAAGTTAGAATTTATCAAAAAACTGCAGGATGAAGGCTGTAATGTGATGATGGTTGGGGACGGTTTAAACGATGCAGGTGCTTTGGCACAAAGTAATGTTGGAATTTCGATCTCTGAAAATGTCAATGTTTTCTCTCCCGCCTGTGATGCTATATTGGATGCAAATGAATTCTCGAGACTGAATTATTTTTTAAAATTATCACACAAGTCTATTACAATTATTAAAATGAGTTTTGTCTTGTCACTGCTGTATAATGTTGTTGGGCTATCCTTTGCAATTACAGGAAATCTGTTGCCATTGGTTGCGGCTATTATAATGCCTTTAAGCACAATTACGATTGTAAGTTTTGTTACGATTATGTCTAACTATTTCAGTAACAATAATTTGTAA
- the ccoS gene encoding cbb3-type cytochrome oxidase assembly protein CcoS — translation MSVIYLLISVSIFVAIGFFVAFIVAVKSGQYDDDYTPSVRMLFDDETKITSQKNNSSIKEKQV, via the coding sequence ATGAGTGTTATTTATCTATTAATTTCAGTAAGTATTTTCGTAGCAATTGGATTCTTTGTTGCTTTTATTGTAGCTGTCAAATCAGGACAATACGATGACGATTATACACCCTCAGTCAGAATGCTTTTTGATGATGAGACCAAAATTACCAGCCAAAAGAACAATTCATCAATAAAAGAAAAACAAGTATAA
- the ccoN gene encoding cytochrome-c oxidase, cbb3-type subunit I, with amino-acid sequence MEMEQFYYDNKIVKKFIYATILFGVVGMLVGLTLAVMYLFPNITDGISWLSYGRLRPLHTNAVIFAFVGNAFFAGMYYSLQRLLKARMFSDFLSNLHFWGWQLIIVAAAITLPLGYTSSKEYAELEWPIDIAIALIWVVMGINMIGTMLRRRERHLYVAIWFYLATFVTVAVLHIFNNIEIPVSGLKSYSVYAGVQDALVQWWYGHNAVAFFLTTPFLGLMYYFVPKVANRPVYSYRLSIIHFWSLIFIYIWAGPHHLLYSALPNWAQNLGVAFSVMLIAPSWGGMINGLLTLRGAWDKVREEPVLKFFVVAITGYGMATFEGPMLSLKNVNAIAHYTDWIVAHVHVGALAWNGFMSFGIIYWLIPRMTKSNLFSKKLANFHFWIGTLGIILYALPMYVAGFLQASMWKQFNPDGTLTYGNFLETVTQIMPMYWMRAIGGTLYLVGMLTLVYNIIMTVKAGDTIEDELAQAPALQRISSGRLNGEKFHTWLERKPIQLTILATIAILIGGIIQIVPTIMVKSNIPTISSVKPYTPLELEGRDLYIREGCVGCHSQSVRPFRSEVERYGPQSKAGEFVYDHPFLWGSKRTGPDLLRVGGKYNDNWHFNHFWNPQSTSAGSIMPGYKWLFDNEAMDVSLTQKKMQAMVSLGVPYTEEEIKNAPQTLRTQAMAIEKSLENDPDYVKSYEDSKKKAMAKGEKFVPMNEREIVALIAYIQRLGTDIKVKQPSK; translated from the coding sequence ATGGAAATGGAACAGTTTTATTACGACAACAAAATTGTTAAAAAGTTCATTTACGCCACTATCCTCTTTGGAGTAGTGGGGATGTTAGTAGGGCTTACCCTTGCGGTGATGTACCTTTTTCCCAACATAACAGATGGGATCTCCTGGCTTAGTTATGGCCGACTACGGCCTTTGCACACCAATGCAGTTATTTTTGCCTTCGTTGGGAATGCCTTTTTTGCAGGAATGTATTATTCGCTGCAGCGTTTGCTAAAAGCCAGAATGTTCAGCGACTTTTTAAGTAATCTGCACTTTTGGGGTTGGCAGCTTATCATTGTCGCCGCAGCAATTACCTTACCTTTAGGGTATACTTCTTCAAAAGAATATGCTGAATTAGAATGGCCAATAGATATTGCGATTGCGCTTATTTGGGTAGTAATGGGGATTAATATGATTGGTACCATGCTGCGTCGTAGAGAACGTCATTTATATGTAGCTATTTGGTTTTATCTGGCGACATTTGTAACCGTAGCAGTGCTGCACATTTTTAACAATATTGAGATTCCGGTTTCAGGTTTAAAAAGCTACTCTGTTTACGCGGGGGTTCAGGATGCTTTAGTTCAGTGGTGGTATGGCCACAATGCGGTTGCATTTTTCCTTACAACGCCGTTTTTAGGACTGATGTATTACTTTGTTCCTAAAGTAGCCAATCGTCCGGTATACTCTTATAGATTGTCAATTATCCATTTCTGGTCACTGATTTTTATTTATATCTGGGCAGGACCACACCACTTATTGTATTCTGCTTTACCAAACTGGGCACAAAATTTAGGAGTTGCATTTTCAGTAATGCTTATTGCACCATCCTGGGGAGGTATGATCAATGGATTATTGACATTGAGAGGAGCGTGGGACAAAGTTCGTGAAGAACCGGTTTTAAAATTCTTTGTAGTAGCCATTACAGGTTACGGAATGGCCACTTTTGAAGGCCCAATGCTTTCTTTAAAAAATGTAAATGCTATTGCGCACTATACAGACTGGATCGTTGCGCACGTTCACGTAGGAGCTTTGGCCTGGAACGGATTCATGTCATTCGGTATTATTTACTGGCTGATCCCGAGAATGACAAAAAGTAATTTGTTTTCTAAAAAACTAGCCAATTTCCATTTCTGGATCGGAACACTGGGGATTATTTTATATGCTTTACCAATGTACGTGGCCGGCTTTCTTCAGGCATCAATGTGGAAACAGTTTAATCCTGACGGTACTTTGACTTACGGAAACTTCCTTGAAACCGTAACGCAGATTATGCCAATGTACTGGATGAGAGCCATTGGAGGTACCTTATACTTAGTAGGTATGCTGACGTTAGTGTATAACATCATCATGACAGTTAAAGCAGGAGATACAATTGAAGATGAATTAGCTCAGGCTCCAGCCTTACAAAGAATCAGCAGTGGAAGACTTAATGGAGAGAAATTCCATACCTGGTTGGAGAGAAAACCAATTCAGTTAACCATTCTGGCTACGATTGCTATTTTAATTGGAGGTATCATTCAGATTGTACCCACTATTATGGTAAAATCTAATATTCCGACGATCTCTAGTGTGAAACCTTATACACCTTTAGAACTTGAAGGACGTGATTTATATATCAGAGAAGGTTGTGTGGGATGTCATTCTCAGTCTGTTCGTCCTTTCAGAAGTGAAGTAGAGCGTTACGGACCACAATCAAAAGCAGGAGAGTTTGTATACGATCATCCATTTTTATGGGGTTCAAAACGTACAGGTCCTGATTTGTTGAGAGTAGGTGGAAAATATAATGACAACTGGCATTTCAATCACTTTTGGAATCCTCAAAGTACTTCGGCAGGTTCTATTATGCCGGGTTACAAATGGCTTTTTGATAATGAAGCGATGGATGTTTCTCTGACGCAGAAGAAAATGCAAGCAATGGTTTCGCTTGGTGTTCCTTATACGGAGGAAGAAATTAAAAATGCTCCTCAAACATTAAGAACACAGGCAATGGCGATTGAAAAAAGTCTGGAAAATGACCCTGATTATGTAAAAAGTTATGAGGACAGTAAGAAAAAAGCAATGGCAAAAGGTGAAAAATTTGTTCCGATGAACGAGAGAGAAATTGTCGCTTTAATTGCTTACATACAAAGACTTGGAACGGATATAAAAGTAAAACAACCTTCTAAATAA
- a CDS encoding CcoQ/FixQ family Cbb3-type cytochrome c oxidase assembly chaperone: MFEQIKHNMENISGIEIYPILSLLIFFFFFVGLGFWVFSYRKEKIEEMSAIPLDEGLIIISKDK; encoded by the coding sequence ATGTTTGAACAAATAAAACACAATATGGAGAACATCTCGGGTATAGAAATTTACCCGATACTTTCTCTGCTGATTTTCTTTTTCTTCTTTGTAGGTCTGGGATTCTGGGTATTCTCTTATAGAAAAGAAAAAATTGAGGAGATGAGTGCAATCCCTTTAGATGAAGGACTTATTATAATTTCAAAAGATAAATAA
- a CDS encoding cbb3-type cytochrome c oxidase N-terminal domain-containing protein: protein MKRFFPVYVRVPLIFFIVFALMEYFIDSGDRPAFIKYPMVSVFLFVFLFILIAIEITLNAVNRVMYELMSPEEKAKADHEKSLSLTESTWYKELMHRLTQTEPIEKEGELLMDHNYDGIKELDNNLPPWWVYLFYICIIFGVIYVARYDVFGGDDQETELRKEMAQAKIDVEEYLKTAPDLMDEKTVVLLTDDASLAAGKEIFMTNCAACHRADGGGQIGPNLTDDHWILGGGIKEIFHTITNGGRDGKGMVSWKTNGMKPKEIQKVASYILSLQGSDPKDPKEPEGEVWVDQSTPKKGDTADKTKDSTEVKK, encoded by the coding sequence ATGAAAAGATTTTTCCCAGTATATGTAAGAGTGCCATTGATTTTTTTCATTGTCTTTGCTCTCATGGAATATTTTATAGATTCAGGCGACAGACCGGCTTTTATCAAATATCCGATGGTTTCCGTTTTTCTCTTTGTTTTTCTGTTTATTCTGATTGCAATTGAAATAACACTGAATGCCGTTAATAGGGTAATGTACGAATTAATGTCACCGGAAGAAAAAGCAAAAGCTGATCATGAAAAGAGTTTAAGCCTGACCGAAAGTACCTGGTACAAAGAGTTGATGCATAGACTAACTCAAACAGAACCCATTGAAAAAGAAGGTGAGTTGTTGATGGATCATAATTATGACGGCATCAAAGAGTTGGATAATAACTTACCACCCTGGTGGGTATACCTCTTCTACATCTGTATCATTTTTGGTGTAATCTATGTGGCCCGTTACGATGTTTTTGGTGGTGATGATCAGGAAACAGAGCTTAGAAAAGAAATGGCTCAGGCTAAGATTGATGTGGAGGAGTATCTGAAAACGGCTCCTGATTTGATGGATGAAAAAACAGTTGTCTTATTGACAGATGATGCCAGTTTAGCTGCCGGTAAAGAGATCTTCATGACCAATTGTGCAGCCTGTCACAGAGCAGACGGTGGTGGACAAATTGGACCAAACCTGACCGATGATCACTGGATTTTAGGTGGTGGGATTAAAGAAATCTTCCATACCATTACGAACGGAGGACGTGACGGAAAAGGAATGGTGTCCTGGAAAACCAACGGGATGAAGCCAAAGGAAATTCAAAAAGTAGCAAGTTACATTTTGTCTTTGCAAGGCAGTGATCCAAAAGATCCAAAAGAACCGGAAGGAGAAGTTTGGGTAGACCAAAGCACCCCTAAAAAAGGCGACACAGCAGATAAAACAAAAGATAGTACAGAAGTTAAAAAATAA
- the ccoG gene encoding cytochrome c oxidase accessory protein CcoG: MSNLPDEAFRDTIGTIDEGGKRKFIFPKKPSGKFYEYRKIVSYVLLAILIANPFIKINGNQFMMFNIIERRFNIFGFPFWPQDFYLFVISMLVGVVFIILFTVVFGRIFCGWICPQTIFLEMVFRRIEYWIDGDRGAQVRLAKQEWNAEKIRKRVIKWTLFFLISFGIANVFLAYLVGSDELFLMVEQGPIQQASNFIALLIFTGVFYFVFVWFREQVCIIACPYGRLQGVLLDNKSINVAYDFVRGEKEEGRAKFSKKEDRALTGKGDCIDCHQCVHVCPMGIDIRNGTQLECTNCTACIDECDSIMENVGLPKGLIRYASEDEIEKKAPFKFTTRMKGYTAVLFILLSVFVGMLFLRTDVQAIILRLPGQLFQHKGDKISNVYTYKIVNKTMKDYEDIHFELIDQKGEIKNVGKTHFKVVKEGISQGTLFIEIEEVLLESDKTKVKIGVYNGKELLETTTTNFLGPRSFN; encoded by the coding sequence ATGTCAAATTTACCAGACGAAGCTTTTAGAGATACCATTGGAACTATTGATGAAGGCGGTAAGAGGAAGTTTATTTTTCCTAAAAAGCCTTCTGGTAAATTCTACGAATACCGAAAGATCGTTAGTTATGTTTTGCTGGCCATTTTAATTGCGAATCCGTTTATAAAAATAAATGGAAACCAGTTTATGATGTTCAACATTATCGAACGACGTTTCAATATATTCGGATTTCCATTCTGGCCACAGGATTTTTATCTCTTCGTGATCTCAATGTTGGTGGGTGTTGTATTCATCATCTTGTTTACAGTCGTTTTTGGAAGAATTTTTTGCGGATGGATTTGTCCACAGACTATTTTTCTCGAGATGGTTTTCAGACGAATCGAATATTGGATCGATGGAGATCGCGGTGCACAAGTGCGACTCGCAAAACAAGAATGGAACGCGGAGAAAATTCGTAAAAGAGTCATTAAATGGACTCTCTTTTTCCTGATTTCTTTCGGAATTGCCAATGTGTTTTTAGCCTATCTGGTAGGAAGTGACGAACTTTTTCTGATGGTAGAACAGGGGCCCATTCAGCAAGCCAGTAATTTTATCGCCTTGCTTATTTTTACAGGAGTCTTCTATTTTGTGTTTGTCTGGTTCCGCGAGCAGGTTTGTATTATTGCCTGTCCTTACGGGCGTTTGCAGGGAGTATTGCTGGATAATAAGTCAATCAATGTGGCGTATGATTTTGTGCGTGGAGAAAAAGAGGAAGGCCGAGCTAAATTCAGTAAAAAAGAAGACAGAGCCTTAACCGGAAAAGGAGATTGTATCGATTGTCATCAATGCGTACACGTTTGCCCAATGGGGATTGACATTAGAAACGGAACACAGCTCGAATGTACAAACTGTACAGCCTGTATTGATGAATGTGATTCCATCATGGAAAATGTTGGTTTGCCTAAAGGACTTATTCGCTACGCATCCGAAGACGAGATCGAGAAAAAAGCACCTTTTAAGTTCACCACAAGGATGAAAGGGTATACAGCCGTTTTGTTTATTCTGTTGAGTGTATTTGTTGGAATGTTGTTTTTAAGAACCGATGTTCAGGCGATTATTCTGCGTTTACCAGGGCAGCTTTTTCAGCACAAAGGAGATAAAATCAGTAATGTGTATACCTATAAAATTGTCAATAAAACGATGAAGGATTATGAGGACATTCATTTTGAGTTAATCGATCAAAAAGGTGAAATTAAAAATGTGGGGAAAACGCATTTTAAAGTAGTTAAAGAAGGTATTTCTCAAGGAACATTGTTCATAGAAATTGAAGAAGTACTTCTGGAAAGCGATAAAACAAAAGTTAAAATAGGGGTTTATAATGGCAAAGAATTGCTGGAAACCACTACGACTAATTTTTTGGGTCCGCGAAGTTTTAATTAA
- a CDS encoding FixH family protein: MKINWGTGIVIAFALFMSFILYFVFEVQSNSKYDNDLVVEEYYKHDSHFQEEMARIQNAQDLQQKPSIAYHEDGVKIVFPAVFENDKVKGNVLLYRPSNKKFDFNTQIALTNSALLIPKNKLVKGRWDVNMEWQYGGKKYLSKEVIYVN, encoded by the coding sequence ATGAAAATAAATTGGGGTACCGGAATTGTCATTGCATTTGCATTGTTTATGAGTTTCATTTTATATTTCGTTTTTGAAGTACAATCGAATAGTAAATACGACAATGATTTGGTTGTTGAAGAATACTATAAGCATGATTCACATTTTCAGGAAGAAATGGCACGTATTCAAAATGCTCAGGATTTACAGCAAAAACCTTCAATTGCTTATCACGAAGATGGAGTGAAAATAGTTTTTCCTGCCGTTTTCGAAAATGATAAGGTAAAAGGTAACGTATTGTTGTACCGTCCGTCAAATAAGAAATTTGATTTTAATACCCAGATTGCTTTAACAAACTCAGCGTTGTTAATTCCGAAAAACAAACTAGTAAAAGGACGTTGGGATGTCAATATGGAATGGCAGTACGGAGGAAAAAAGTACCTGTCTAAGGAGGTAATATATGTAAATTAA
- a CDS encoding sulfite exporter TauE/SafE family protein, with translation MLYSAFIFGLISSLHCIGMCGPIAMMLPVDRQNEAKKVTQIITYHLGRLTAYATIGLIFGLLGRGFFLAGLQQKMSIFIGLAMIVIVLIPEKVFSKYNFSKPVYKMISRVKSSLGNQFKDRSYKSLFTIGLLNGFLPCGMVYVALFGAIAMQSASLGVLYMLLFGVGTIPLMTVVVYVNSLIKLPFRNKIQKAIPYVAVIIGVLFILRGLGLGIPYISPSNMSLFVQSTPNCH, from the coding sequence ATGTTGTATTCCGCTTTCATATTTGGATTAATCAGTAGTTTACACTGTATTGGAATGTGTGGTCCAATTGCCATGATGCTGCCCGTCGACCGACAAAATGAAGCAAAAAAGGTAACTCAGATCATTACCTATCATTTAGGCCGATTGACTGCATATGCAACCATTGGGCTTATTTTTGGTTTATTAGGGAGAGGATTCTTCTTAGCTGGACTTCAGCAAAAAATGTCTATTTTTATTGGTTTGGCGATGATAGTCATTGTTCTAATTCCTGAAAAGGTTTTTTCTAAATACAACTTTTCCAAACCGGTCTATAAAATGATCTCCCGGGTAAAATCTAGCTTGGGGAATCAATTTAAAGACAGAAGCTACAAATCTCTCTTTACAATCGGATTGTTGAATGGCTTCTTGCCTTGCGGAATGGTTTATGTAGCCTTATTTGGAGCTATAGCCATGCAAAGCGCCAGTTTAGGAGTGCTGTACATGCTCTTGTTCGGTGTAGGAACTATACCGCTAATGACCGTCGTAGTATATGTTAACTCACTAATCAAACTTCCCTTCCGAAATAAGATTCAGAAAGCAATTCCTTATGTTGCTGTTATTATCGGAGTATTATTTATCCTGAGAGGATTAGGTCTTGGAATTCCTTACATTTCTCCATCTAATATGAGTTTGTTTGTTCAGTCGACTCCAAACTGTCATTAA
- the hemN gene encoding oxygen-independent coproporphyrinogen III oxidase — translation MKISLTQKYNVPGPRYTSYPTVPYWNETNFNEQKWIASFQRAFSESNSQNGISLYIHLPFCESLCTFCGCNKRITKNHNVEETYIKALLKEWNLYCNLLPEKPIIKEIHLGGGTPTFFSVNNLEQLINGIFKNAHKAENHEFSFEGHPNNTTYEQLKSLYHLGFRRVSFGVQDYAEKVQKAIHRIQPFHNVAKVTFWAKEIGYTSIGHDIIFGLPFQTIENVIDTVEKTNSLKPDRLAFYSYAHVPWIKGNGQRGFNEENIPKDAEKRKLYEVGKQLLGQNGYHEIGMDHFAFASDSLYKAAQNKELHRNFMGYSASKTQLMIGLGVSSISDSWYSFAQNTKTIEEYYQMLESDQLPVVKGHILDEEDLIIRKHILNLTCEFETSWSDESLCFKEIPIVLSDLKEMENDQLVVIEENKITITEAGRPFVRNICMAFDLHLKRKSPETNLFSMTV, via the coding sequence ATGAAAATTTCATTAACACAGAAATACAACGTTCCCGGTCCAAGATATACCAGTTATCCTACGGTTCCTTATTGGAATGAAACTAATTTTAATGAACAGAAATGGATTGCATCATTCCAAAGGGCTTTTTCAGAGAGCAATTCGCAAAACGGAATCAGTTTGTATATTCACCTGCCATTCTGTGAAAGTTTATGTACCTTTTGCGGTTGTAACAAACGAATTACTAAAAATCACAATGTTGAAGAAACTTATATAAAAGCGCTTCTGAAAGAATGGAACCTCTATTGCAATTTACTTCCGGAAAAGCCAATTATAAAAGAGATCCATTTAGGTGGCGGAACTCCAACTTTCTTTTCTGTAAACAATTTGGAACAGCTTATCAATGGTATTTTTAAAAATGCCCACAAAGCCGAAAACCACGAATTTAGTTTTGAAGGCCATCCAAACAACACTACTTACGAACAGCTTAAAAGCTTATACCATTTAGGTTTTCGCAGGGTAAGTTTTGGTGTTCAGGATTATGCCGAAAAGGTTCAAAAAGCAATTCACAGGATTCAGCCTTTTCATAATGTAGCCAAAGTTACCTTTTGGGCCAAAGAAATAGGATATACTTCTATCGGTCATGACATTATATTTGGTCTGCCTTTTCAAACGATCGAAAATGTTATTGATACTGTTGAAAAAACGAACTCATTAAAACCGGATCGTCTGGCATTTTACAGTTATGCTCATGTGCCCTGGATCAAAGGCAATGGCCAGCGTGGATTTAATGAAGAAAACATTCCGAAAGATGCCGAGAAAAGAAAACTATATGAAGTCGGCAAACAATTGCTGGGACAAAATGGTTATCATGAAATTGGAATGGATCATTTTGCCTTTGCCTCTGACAGTTTATACAAGGCAGCGCAAAATAAAGAGCTACACCGAAACTTTATGGGTTACAGCGCCTCAAAAACACAGCTTATGATAGGTTTAGGGGTTTCTTCCATTAGCGATAGCTGGTATAGTTTTGCACAAAATACCAAAACTATAGAGGAATATTACCAAATGTTGGAATCAGACCAATTACCGGTAGTGAAAGGTCATATTCTCGATGAGGAAGATCTCATCATCCGAAAACACATTTTAAATTTAACTTGTGAATTTGAAACTTCCTGGAGTGATGAGTCTTTATGTTTCAAAGAAATCCCAATAGTTCTATCCGATTTAAAAGAAATGGAAAACGATCAATTAGTTGTAATTGAAGAAAATAAAATTACAATTACCGAAGCAGGAAGACCTTTTGTACGTAACATTTGTATGGCCTTTGATCTGCATTTAAAAAGAAAATCTCCGGAAACAAACCTGTTTTCTATGACGGTTTAG